A window of the Cannabis sativa cultivar Pink pepper isolate KNU-18-1 chromosome X, ASM2916894v1, whole genome shotgun sequence genome harbors these coding sequences:
- the LOC115703167 gene encoding recQ-mediated genome instability protein 1 isoform X2: MGRRRLVYYSDEDEGENNNNQPQPQTQSQTHPEQPSSLPSSPSPTTNNEAHVSPLEISDDGDFVEVSDDDEEFIDVSDNLSPPSPPSPPPPAPHSDHHMPHPSTFGCPVGDFLQGLGLRLKREWLDACVQGLERSVLGFEGLNVDVKAKLCFERFLVSDMNQFGGGLLPENVHSLHLVDLPGRYVLQVDEIVNISCPLKSRYQKAAPGIKRCLKLSMTDGVQRVFGMEYRPIKDLDALSPAGLKVVICNVHVRHGLLMLVPETFEVLGGLVQVMEAARQRLVDEVNKPPRGIRNRELPPLRTRATLAAWSSGNDHVAGNNHNTTSDFRTPLQVHQAAATHVNTNQRMEEDIPGRVNEENYNPNPSANVHDVEESPDTYVAPGNVAGERIEEELSGRVSGENFSRNPSANVTFGEDGSPAPASAKSVISKAPRSVVVGIEHLHMNSIGPNSASGLRPTDQSSDVASVMDETDTDTVPPTTRYPVSDPYLNDNEDTVMADLVQHPLILSGAREPPFTYLSSLSAKLAAMTERVHSVKGMIKCFLTGVKGFQYREKATYDLRVFVDDGSLIKEIRIHHNLVQKLIGHSPQEVMAALASPDTGIVNNIKEALRNFQNFLASFEGKMLIEMHEHHEHPVAVEMNVGCPESDALLLLRRVKSSFSSPQTTSLPVDPIDLSP; this comes from the exons ATGGGAAGACGTAGGCTAGTTTACTATTCGGACGAAGATGAGGGAGAGAACAATAACAATCAACCTCAACCCCagacccaatcccaaacccaCCCTGAACAACCTTCTTCTCTCCCATCAAGTCCTAGTCCTACTACTAATAATGAGGCTCATGTTTCACCCCTTGAAATATCCGATGATGGTGATTTTGTTGAAGTTTCAGATGATGATGAGGAGTTCATAGACGTCTCTGACAACCTCTCACCTCCTTCACCTCCTTCTCCACCACCGCCAGCGCCACATTCTGATCACCACATGCCTCATCCTAGTACATTCGGTTGCCCGGTTGGTGACTTTCTTCAAGGGCTTGGATTAAGGCTGAAGAGAGAATGGCTTGATGCTTGTGTTCAGGGACTTGAACGGTCTGTACTGGGCTTTGAAGGCCTCAATGTTGATGTGAAAGCCAAGCTTTGTTTTGAGCGGTTCTTGGTTTCTGATATGAATCAATTTGGTGGTGGTTTGCTTCCTGAAAATGTCCATTCTCTTCATCTTGTTGATCTTCCAGGGCGTTATGTGTTACAG GTTGATGAGATTGTCAACATAAGCTGTCCATTAAAAAGTAGGTATCAGAAAGCAGCTCCCGGGATCAAGAGATGTCTTAAGTTGTCAATGACAGATGGCGTTCAACGTGTGTTTGGCATGGAATACAGACCAATTAAGGATCTTGATGCTTTGTCTCCAGCTGGATTGAAG GTTGTCATATGTAATGTGCATGTACGGCATGGACTTCTTATGCTGGTCCCTGAAACCTTTGAAGTTCTAGGGGGACTAGTTCAGGTTATGGAAGCAGCACGACAGCGGCTTGTAGATGAAGTAAATAAGCCGCCAAGAGGAATAAG GAACAGAGAACTTCCTCCTTTGAGGACTCGAGCAACTCTTGCTGCATGGTCATCGGGCAATGATCATGTTGCTGGGAACAACCATAACACAACATCTGATTTCAGAACCCCCTTACAGGTGCATCAAG CTGCTGCTACTCATGTTAACACCAATCAAAGGATGGAGGAAGACATCCCTGGACGTGTTAATGAAGAAAATTATAATCCCAACCCATCAGCTAATGTTCATGATGTGGAAGAGTCTCCTGATACTTATGTTGCACCTGGTAATGTTGCTGGTGAAAGGATTGAGGAGGAGCTCTCTGGTCGTGTTAGTGGAGAAAATTTTAGTCGCAATCCATCAGCCAATGTCACTTTTGGCGAGGATGGTTCTCCTGCTCCTGCCAGTGCCAAAAGTGTTATTTCTAAAGCACCCCGCAGTGTTGTTGTAGGTATAGAACACCTCCATATGAATTCTATAGGCCCTAACAGCGCAAGCGGTTTACGCCCCACCGACCAATCTTCTGATGTTGCTTCAGTTATGGATGAAACTGATACAGATACAGTTCCCCCTACAACGAGATATCCAGTGTCTGATCCATATTTAAATGACAATGAGGATACTGTTATGGCTGACTTGGTTCAACATCCACTCATTCTATCAGGAGCCAGGGAACCCCCTTTCACTTACTTATCTAGTTTGTCAGCCAAGTTGGCTGCAATGACAGAAAGGGTTCATTCTGTTAAGGGTATGATTAAG TGCTTTTTAACCGGTGTAAAAGGATTCCAGTACAGGGAGAAAGCCACCTATGATCTTCGGGTGTTTGTTGATGATGGTAGTTTAATCAAAGAGATTCGAATACATCATAAT CTTGTACAGAAATTGATAGGCCATTCTCCACAGGAGGTAATGGCAGCTCTTGCTTCTCCAGACACAGGAATAGTAAACAACATCAAGGAAGCTCTGCGTAACTTCCAAAACTTCTTAGCTAGTTTTGAG GGGAAAATGCTTATAGAGATGCATGAACACCATGAACATCCAGTTGCTGTAGAGATGAATGTGGGTTGTCCTGAATCTGATGCATTGTTACTTTTGAGAAGAGTGAAGTCCTCATTTTCATCTCCTCAAACAACGTCTCTTCCTGTGGATCCCATTGATCTATCCCCTTAA
- the LOC115703167 gene encoding recQ-mediated genome instability protein 1 isoform X1 — translation MGRRRLVYYSDEDEGENNNNQPQPQTQSQTHPEQPSSLPSSPSPTTNNEAHVSPLEISDDGDFVEVSDDDEEFIDVSDNLSPPSPPSPPPPAPHSDHHMPHPSTFGCPVGDFLQGLGLRLKREWLDACVQGLERSVLGFEGLNVDVKAKLCFERFLVSDMNQFGGGLLPENVHSLHLVDLPGRYVLQVDEIVNISCPLKSRYQKAAPGIKRCLKLSMTDGVQRVFGMEYRPIKDLDALSPAGLKVVICNVHVRHGLLMLVPETFEVLGGLVQVMEAARQRLVDEVNKPPRGIRARNRELPPLRTRATLAAWSSGNDHVAGNNHNTTSDFRTPLQVHQAAATHVNTNQRMEEDIPGRVNEENYNPNPSANVHDVEESPDTYVAPGNVAGERIEEELSGRVSGENFSRNPSANVTFGEDGSPAPASAKSVISKAPRSVVVGIEHLHMNSIGPNSASGLRPTDQSSDVASVMDETDTDTVPPTTRYPVSDPYLNDNEDTVMADLVQHPLILSGAREPPFTYLSSLSAKLAAMTERVHSVKGMIKCFLTGVKGFQYREKATYDLRVFVDDGSLIKEIRIHHNLVQKLIGHSPQEVMAALASPDTGIVNNIKEALRNFQNFLASFEGKMLIEMHEHHEHPVAVEMNVGCPESDALLLLRRVKSSFSSPQTTSLPVDPIDLSP, via the exons ATGGGAAGACGTAGGCTAGTTTACTATTCGGACGAAGATGAGGGAGAGAACAATAACAATCAACCTCAACCCCagacccaatcccaaacccaCCCTGAACAACCTTCTTCTCTCCCATCAAGTCCTAGTCCTACTACTAATAATGAGGCTCATGTTTCACCCCTTGAAATATCCGATGATGGTGATTTTGTTGAAGTTTCAGATGATGATGAGGAGTTCATAGACGTCTCTGACAACCTCTCACCTCCTTCACCTCCTTCTCCACCACCGCCAGCGCCACATTCTGATCACCACATGCCTCATCCTAGTACATTCGGTTGCCCGGTTGGTGACTTTCTTCAAGGGCTTGGATTAAGGCTGAAGAGAGAATGGCTTGATGCTTGTGTTCAGGGACTTGAACGGTCTGTACTGGGCTTTGAAGGCCTCAATGTTGATGTGAAAGCCAAGCTTTGTTTTGAGCGGTTCTTGGTTTCTGATATGAATCAATTTGGTGGTGGTTTGCTTCCTGAAAATGTCCATTCTCTTCATCTTGTTGATCTTCCAGGGCGTTATGTGTTACAG GTTGATGAGATTGTCAACATAAGCTGTCCATTAAAAAGTAGGTATCAGAAAGCAGCTCCCGGGATCAAGAGATGTCTTAAGTTGTCAATGACAGATGGCGTTCAACGTGTGTTTGGCATGGAATACAGACCAATTAAGGATCTTGATGCTTTGTCTCCAGCTGGATTGAAG GTTGTCATATGTAATGTGCATGTACGGCATGGACTTCTTATGCTGGTCCCTGAAACCTTTGAAGTTCTAGGGGGACTAGTTCAGGTTATGGAAGCAGCACGACAGCGGCTTGTAGATGAAGTAAATAAGCCGCCAAGAGGAATAAG AGCCAGGAACAGAGAACTTCCTCCTTTGAGGACTCGAGCAACTCTTGCTGCATGGTCATCGGGCAATGATCATGTTGCTGGGAACAACCATAACACAACATCTGATTTCAGAACCCCCTTACAGGTGCATCAAG CTGCTGCTACTCATGTTAACACCAATCAAAGGATGGAGGAAGACATCCCTGGACGTGTTAATGAAGAAAATTATAATCCCAACCCATCAGCTAATGTTCATGATGTGGAAGAGTCTCCTGATACTTATGTTGCACCTGGTAATGTTGCTGGTGAAAGGATTGAGGAGGAGCTCTCTGGTCGTGTTAGTGGAGAAAATTTTAGTCGCAATCCATCAGCCAATGTCACTTTTGGCGAGGATGGTTCTCCTGCTCCTGCCAGTGCCAAAAGTGTTATTTCTAAAGCACCCCGCAGTGTTGTTGTAGGTATAGAACACCTCCATATGAATTCTATAGGCCCTAACAGCGCAAGCGGTTTACGCCCCACCGACCAATCTTCTGATGTTGCTTCAGTTATGGATGAAACTGATACAGATACAGTTCCCCCTACAACGAGATATCCAGTGTCTGATCCATATTTAAATGACAATGAGGATACTGTTATGGCTGACTTGGTTCAACATCCACTCATTCTATCAGGAGCCAGGGAACCCCCTTTCACTTACTTATCTAGTTTGTCAGCCAAGTTGGCTGCAATGACAGAAAGGGTTCATTCTGTTAAGGGTATGATTAAG TGCTTTTTAACCGGTGTAAAAGGATTCCAGTACAGGGAGAAAGCCACCTATGATCTTCGGGTGTTTGTTGATGATGGTAGTTTAATCAAAGAGATTCGAATACATCATAAT CTTGTACAGAAATTGATAGGCCATTCTCCACAGGAGGTAATGGCAGCTCTTGCTTCTCCAGACACAGGAATAGTAAACAACATCAAGGAAGCTCTGCGTAACTTCCAAAACTTCTTAGCTAGTTTTGAG GGGAAAATGCTTATAGAGATGCATGAACACCATGAACATCCAGTTGCTGTAGAGATGAATGTGGGTTGTCCTGAATCTGATGCATTGTTACTTTTGAGAAGAGTGAAGTCCTCATTTTCATCTCCTCAAACAACGTCTCTTCCTGTGGATCCCATTGATCTATCCCCTTAA
- the LOC115703167 gene encoding recQ-mediated genome instability protein 1 isoform X4: MGRRRLVYYSDEDEGENNNNQPQPQTQSQTHPEQPSSLPSSPSPTTNNEAHVSPLEISDDGDFVEVSDDDEEFIDVSDNLSPPSPPSPPPPAPHSDHHMPHPSTFGCPVGDFLQGLGLRLKREWLDACVQGLERSVLGFEGLNVDVKAKLCFERFLVSDMNQFGGGLLPENVHSLHLVDLPGRYVLQVDEIVNISCPLKSRYQKAAPGIKRCLKLSMTDGVQRVFGMEYRPIKDLDALSPAGLKVVICNVHVRHGLLMLVPETFEVLGGLVQVMEAARQRLVDEVNKPPRGIRNRELPPLRTRATLAAWSSGNDHVAGNNHNTTSDFRTPLQVHQAAATHVNTNQRMEEDIPGRVNEENYNPNPSANVHDVEESPDTYVAPGNVAGERIEEELSGRVSGENFSRNPSANVTFGEDGSPAPASAKSVISKAPRSVVVDTVPPTTRYPVSDPYLNDNEDTVMADLVQHPLILSGAREPPFTYLSSLSAKLAAMTERVHSVKGMIKCFLTGVKGFQYREKATYDLRVFVDDGSLIKEIRIHHNLVQKLIGHSPQEVMAALASPDTGIVNNIKEALRNFQNFLASFEGKMLIEMHEHHEHPVAVEMNVGCPESDALLLLRRVKSSFSSPQTTSLPVDPIDLSP; the protein is encoded by the exons ATGGGAAGACGTAGGCTAGTTTACTATTCGGACGAAGATGAGGGAGAGAACAATAACAATCAACCTCAACCCCagacccaatcccaaacccaCCCTGAACAACCTTCTTCTCTCCCATCAAGTCCTAGTCCTACTACTAATAATGAGGCTCATGTTTCACCCCTTGAAATATCCGATGATGGTGATTTTGTTGAAGTTTCAGATGATGATGAGGAGTTCATAGACGTCTCTGACAACCTCTCACCTCCTTCACCTCCTTCTCCACCACCGCCAGCGCCACATTCTGATCACCACATGCCTCATCCTAGTACATTCGGTTGCCCGGTTGGTGACTTTCTTCAAGGGCTTGGATTAAGGCTGAAGAGAGAATGGCTTGATGCTTGTGTTCAGGGACTTGAACGGTCTGTACTGGGCTTTGAAGGCCTCAATGTTGATGTGAAAGCCAAGCTTTGTTTTGAGCGGTTCTTGGTTTCTGATATGAATCAATTTGGTGGTGGTTTGCTTCCTGAAAATGTCCATTCTCTTCATCTTGTTGATCTTCCAGGGCGTTATGTGTTACAG GTTGATGAGATTGTCAACATAAGCTGTCCATTAAAAAGTAGGTATCAGAAAGCAGCTCCCGGGATCAAGAGATGTCTTAAGTTGTCAATGACAGATGGCGTTCAACGTGTGTTTGGCATGGAATACAGACCAATTAAGGATCTTGATGCTTTGTCTCCAGCTGGATTGAAG GTTGTCATATGTAATGTGCATGTACGGCATGGACTTCTTATGCTGGTCCCTGAAACCTTTGAAGTTCTAGGGGGACTAGTTCAGGTTATGGAAGCAGCACGACAGCGGCTTGTAGATGAAGTAAATAAGCCGCCAAGAGGAATAAG GAACAGAGAACTTCCTCCTTTGAGGACTCGAGCAACTCTTGCTGCATGGTCATCGGGCAATGATCATGTTGCTGGGAACAACCATAACACAACATCTGATTTCAGAACCCCCTTACAGGTGCATCAAG CTGCTGCTACTCATGTTAACACCAATCAAAGGATGGAGGAAGACATCCCTGGACGTGTTAATGAAGAAAATTATAATCCCAACCCATCAGCTAATGTTCATGATGTGGAAGAGTCTCCTGATACTTATGTTGCACCTGGTAATGTTGCTGGTGAAAGGATTGAGGAGGAGCTCTCTGGTCGTGTTAGTGGAGAAAATTTTAGTCGCAATCCATCAGCCAATGTCACTTTTGGCGAGGATGGTTCTCCTGCTCCTGCCAGTGCCAAAAGTGTTATTTCTAAAGCACCCCGCAGTGTTGTTGTAG ATACAGTTCCCCCTACAACGAGATATCCAGTGTCTGATCCATATTTAAATGACAATGAGGATACTGTTATGGCTGACTTGGTTCAACATCCACTCATTCTATCAGGAGCCAGGGAACCCCCTTTCACTTACTTATCTAGTTTGTCAGCCAAGTTGGCTGCAATGACAGAAAGGGTTCATTCTGTTAAGGGTATGATTAAG TGCTTTTTAACCGGTGTAAAAGGATTCCAGTACAGGGAGAAAGCCACCTATGATCTTCGGGTGTTTGTTGATGATGGTAGTTTAATCAAAGAGATTCGAATACATCATAAT CTTGTACAGAAATTGATAGGCCATTCTCCACAGGAGGTAATGGCAGCTCTTGCTTCTCCAGACACAGGAATAGTAAACAACATCAAGGAAGCTCTGCGTAACTTCCAAAACTTCTTAGCTAGTTTTGAG GGGAAAATGCTTATAGAGATGCATGAACACCATGAACATCCAGTTGCTGTAGAGATGAATGTGGGTTGTCCTGAATCTGATGCATTGTTACTTTTGAGAAGAGTGAAGTCCTCATTTTCATCTCCTCAAACAACGTCTCTTCCTGTGGATCCCATTGATCTATCCCCTTAA
- the LOC115703167 gene encoding recQ-mediated genome instability protein 1 isoform X5 → MPHPSTFGCPVGDFLQGLGLRLKREWLDACVQGLERSVLGFEGLNVDVKAKLCFERFLVSDMNQFGGGLLPENVHSLHLVDLPGRYVLQVDEIVNISCPLKSRYQKAAPGIKRCLKLSMTDGVQRVFGMEYRPIKDLDALSPAGLKVVICNVHVRHGLLMLVPETFEVLGGLVQVMEAARQRLVDEVNKPPRGIRARNRELPPLRTRATLAAWSSGNDHVAGNNHNTTSDFRTPLQVHQAAATHVNTNQRMEEDIPGRVNEENYNPNPSANVHDVEESPDTYVAPGNVAGERIEEELSGRVSGENFSRNPSANVTFGEDGSPAPASAKSVISKAPRSVVVGIEHLHMNSIGPNSASGLRPTDQSSDVASVMDETDTDTVPPTTRYPVSDPYLNDNEDTVMADLVQHPLILSGAREPPFTYLSSLSAKLAAMTERVHSVKGMIKCFLTGVKGFQYREKATYDLRVFVDDGSLIKEIRIHHNLVQKLIGHSPQEVMAALASPDTGIVNNIKEALRNFQNFLASFEGKMLIEMHEHHEHPVAVEMNVGCPESDALLLLRRVKSSFSSPQTTSLPVDPIDLSP, encoded by the exons ATGCCTCATCCTAGTACATTCGGTTGCCCGGTTGGTGACTTTCTTCAAGGGCTTGGATTAAGGCTGAAGAGAGAATGGCTTGATGCTTGTGTTCAGGGACTTGAACGGTCTGTACTGGGCTTTGAAGGCCTCAATGTTGATGTGAAAGCCAAGCTTTGTTTTGAGCGGTTCTTGGTTTCTGATATGAATCAATTTGGTGGTGGTTTGCTTCCTGAAAATGTCCATTCTCTTCATCTTGTTGATCTTCCAGGGCGTTATGTGTTACAG GTTGATGAGATTGTCAACATAAGCTGTCCATTAAAAAGTAGGTATCAGAAAGCAGCTCCCGGGATCAAGAGATGTCTTAAGTTGTCAATGACAGATGGCGTTCAACGTGTGTTTGGCATGGAATACAGACCAATTAAGGATCTTGATGCTTTGTCTCCAGCTGGATTGAAG GTTGTCATATGTAATGTGCATGTACGGCATGGACTTCTTATGCTGGTCCCTGAAACCTTTGAAGTTCTAGGGGGACTAGTTCAGGTTATGGAAGCAGCACGACAGCGGCTTGTAGATGAAGTAAATAAGCCGCCAAGAGGAATAAG AGCCAGGAACAGAGAACTTCCTCCTTTGAGGACTCGAGCAACTCTTGCTGCATGGTCATCGGGCAATGATCATGTTGCTGGGAACAACCATAACACAACATCTGATTTCAGAACCCCCTTACAGGTGCATCAAG CTGCTGCTACTCATGTTAACACCAATCAAAGGATGGAGGAAGACATCCCTGGACGTGTTAATGAAGAAAATTATAATCCCAACCCATCAGCTAATGTTCATGATGTGGAAGAGTCTCCTGATACTTATGTTGCACCTGGTAATGTTGCTGGTGAAAGGATTGAGGAGGAGCTCTCTGGTCGTGTTAGTGGAGAAAATTTTAGTCGCAATCCATCAGCCAATGTCACTTTTGGCGAGGATGGTTCTCCTGCTCCTGCCAGTGCCAAAAGTGTTATTTCTAAAGCACCCCGCAGTGTTGTTGTAGGTATAGAACACCTCCATATGAATTCTATAGGCCCTAACAGCGCAAGCGGTTTACGCCCCACCGACCAATCTTCTGATGTTGCTTCAGTTATGGATGAAACTGATACAGATACAGTTCCCCCTACAACGAGATATCCAGTGTCTGATCCATATTTAAATGACAATGAGGATACTGTTATGGCTGACTTGGTTCAACATCCACTCATTCTATCAGGAGCCAGGGAACCCCCTTTCACTTACTTATCTAGTTTGTCAGCCAAGTTGGCTGCAATGACAGAAAGGGTTCATTCTGTTAAGGGTATGATTAAG TGCTTTTTAACCGGTGTAAAAGGATTCCAGTACAGGGAGAAAGCCACCTATGATCTTCGGGTGTTTGTTGATGATGGTAGTTTAATCAAAGAGATTCGAATACATCATAAT CTTGTACAGAAATTGATAGGCCATTCTCCACAGGAGGTAATGGCAGCTCTTGCTTCTCCAGACACAGGAATAGTAAACAACATCAAGGAAGCTCTGCGTAACTTCCAAAACTTCTTAGCTAGTTTTGAG GGGAAAATGCTTATAGAGATGCATGAACACCATGAACATCCAGTTGCTGTAGAGATGAATGTGGGTTGTCCTGAATCTGATGCATTGTTACTTTTGAGAAGAGTGAAGTCCTCATTTTCATCTCCTCAAACAACGTCTCTTCCTGTGGATCCCATTGATCTATCCCCTTAA
- the LOC115703167 gene encoding recQ-mediated genome instability protein 1 isoform X3, giving the protein MGRRRLVYYSDEDEGENNNNQPQPQTQSQTHPEQPSSLPSSPSPTTNNEAHVSPLEISDDGDFVEVSDDDEEFIDVSDNLSPPSPPSPPPPAPHSDHHMPHPSTFGCPVGDFLQGLGLRLKREWLDACVQGLERSVLGFEGLNVDVKAKLCFERFLVSDMNQFGGGLLPENVHSLHLVDLPGRYVLQVDEIVNISCPLKSRYQKAAPGIKRCLKLSMTDGVQRVFGMEYRPIKDLDALSPAGLKVVICNVHVRHGLLMLVPETFEVLGGLVQVMEAARQRLVDEVNKPPRGIRARNRELPPLRTRATLAAWSSGNDHVAGNNHNTTSDFRTPLQVHQAAATHVNTNQRMEEDIPGRVNEENYNPNPSANVHDVEESPDTYVAPGNVAGERIEEELSGRVSGENFSRNPSANVTFGEDGSPAPASAKSVISKAPRSVVVDTVPPTTRYPVSDPYLNDNEDTVMADLVQHPLILSGAREPPFTYLSSLSAKLAAMTERVHSVKGMIKCFLTGVKGFQYREKATYDLRVFVDDGSLIKEIRIHHNLVQKLIGHSPQEVMAALASPDTGIVNNIKEALRNFQNFLASFEGKMLIEMHEHHEHPVAVEMNVGCPESDALLLLRRVKSSFSSPQTTSLPVDPIDLSP; this is encoded by the exons ATGGGAAGACGTAGGCTAGTTTACTATTCGGACGAAGATGAGGGAGAGAACAATAACAATCAACCTCAACCCCagacccaatcccaaacccaCCCTGAACAACCTTCTTCTCTCCCATCAAGTCCTAGTCCTACTACTAATAATGAGGCTCATGTTTCACCCCTTGAAATATCCGATGATGGTGATTTTGTTGAAGTTTCAGATGATGATGAGGAGTTCATAGACGTCTCTGACAACCTCTCACCTCCTTCACCTCCTTCTCCACCACCGCCAGCGCCACATTCTGATCACCACATGCCTCATCCTAGTACATTCGGTTGCCCGGTTGGTGACTTTCTTCAAGGGCTTGGATTAAGGCTGAAGAGAGAATGGCTTGATGCTTGTGTTCAGGGACTTGAACGGTCTGTACTGGGCTTTGAAGGCCTCAATGTTGATGTGAAAGCCAAGCTTTGTTTTGAGCGGTTCTTGGTTTCTGATATGAATCAATTTGGTGGTGGTTTGCTTCCTGAAAATGTCCATTCTCTTCATCTTGTTGATCTTCCAGGGCGTTATGTGTTACAG GTTGATGAGATTGTCAACATAAGCTGTCCATTAAAAAGTAGGTATCAGAAAGCAGCTCCCGGGATCAAGAGATGTCTTAAGTTGTCAATGACAGATGGCGTTCAACGTGTGTTTGGCATGGAATACAGACCAATTAAGGATCTTGATGCTTTGTCTCCAGCTGGATTGAAG GTTGTCATATGTAATGTGCATGTACGGCATGGACTTCTTATGCTGGTCCCTGAAACCTTTGAAGTTCTAGGGGGACTAGTTCAGGTTATGGAAGCAGCACGACAGCGGCTTGTAGATGAAGTAAATAAGCCGCCAAGAGGAATAAG AGCCAGGAACAGAGAACTTCCTCCTTTGAGGACTCGAGCAACTCTTGCTGCATGGTCATCGGGCAATGATCATGTTGCTGGGAACAACCATAACACAACATCTGATTTCAGAACCCCCTTACAGGTGCATCAAG CTGCTGCTACTCATGTTAACACCAATCAAAGGATGGAGGAAGACATCCCTGGACGTGTTAATGAAGAAAATTATAATCCCAACCCATCAGCTAATGTTCATGATGTGGAAGAGTCTCCTGATACTTATGTTGCACCTGGTAATGTTGCTGGTGAAAGGATTGAGGAGGAGCTCTCTGGTCGTGTTAGTGGAGAAAATTTTAGTCGCAATCCATCAGCCAATGTCACTTTTGGCGAGGATGGTTCTCCTGCTCCTGCCAGTGCCAAAAGTGTTATTTCTAAAGCACCCCGCAGTGTTGTTGTAG ATACAGTTCCCCCTACAACGAGATATCCAGTGTCTGATCCATATTTAAATGACAATGAGGATACTGTTATGGCTGACTTGGTTCAACATCCACTCATTCTATCAGGAGCCAGGGAACCCCCTTTCACTTACTTATCTAGTTTGTCAGCCAAGTTGGCTGCAATGACAGAAAGGGTTCATTCTGTTAAGGGTATGATTAAG TGCTTTTTAACCGGTGTAAAAGGATTCCAGTACAGGGAGAAAGCCACCTATGATCTTCGGGTGTTTGTTGATGATGGTAGTTTAATCAAAGAGATTCGAATACATCATAAT CTTGTACAGAAATTGATAGGCCATTCTCCACAGGAGGTAATGGCAGCTCTTGCTTCTCCAGACACAGGAATAGTAAACAACATCAAGGAAGCTCTGCGTAACTTCCAAAACTTCTTAGCTAGTTTTGAG GGGAAAATGCTTATAGAGATGCATGAACACCATGAACATCCAGTTGCTGTAGAGATGAATGTGGGTTGTCCTGAATCTGATGCATTGTTACTTTTGAGAAGAGTGAAGTCCTCATTTTCATCTCCTCAAACAACGTCTCTTCCTGTGGATCCCATTGATCTATCCCCTTAA